The following are from one region of the Petrotoga mobilis SJ95 genome:
- a CDS encoding ABC transporter substrate-binding protein: MKKVFIVLMVTLMGVFAFSQVKNPDMIFDATLSEPDTLDPHHAYDTSSGEVIFNVYDNLIAYDGESLSKFVPMLATVVPTVENGYLRDGGTTYVFPIREGVKFQNGNDLTPEDVEYTFERALLYNPAGGPVWMYLDPMFGVFSIRTLVEDYVGASWDTIFDDDMNPTTPEYEEALVNFYYDVIDPAVEVQGNEVHVHLARPFAPFLNVLASGSGWGAILDKEYSIEIGVWDGNAEGWWKYHGWTKEQSPYFDHAMGTGPYKLVEWDHAQQRITLERFDDYWRGPAPIRRVIIQGIDEWSTRRAMLETGDADIAYVPAQYLDVVLSMDGLTVIPGTPEVSITSLGFNWQVDPESPYIGSGQLDGNGIPPDFFEDHNVRLGFAYAFDYDGMINEVLNGLGEKVPTALPTGFLGYSEDLPTYELDLQKAENYFKRAYKGRLWQTGFKMTILYNTGNDSRRVSAEILRDNLAKINPRFQVEVRGVQWPTYLDERENMMLPVYIIGWVADFPDPHNFIFTYYHSEGDYGGYYGDNFAEFASLPRPEFGGKSLNKMIEDAALESDPAVREQMYIDIQEFVFDYALVLPLYQPQGLRVHRSWLKGWINNPIWPGDYYYNYTKVE, from the coding sequence ATGAAAAAAGTTTTTATTGTTCTTATGGTTACTTTGATGGGTGTTTTCGCTTTCTCACAGGTTAAAAACCCTGATATGATCTTCGATGCAACACTAAGTGAGCCAGATACTTTAGACCCTCACCATGCTTATGACACTTCTAGTGGTGAAGTTATTTTCAACGTATATGACAACTTGATAGCATACGATGGAGAAAGTTTGTCCAAGTTTGTTCCTATGCTCGCGACAGTTGTCCCTACAGTTGAAAATGGTTATTTGAGAGATGGTGGAACAACATATGTCTTCCCAATAAGAGAAGGTGTTAAATTCCAGAACGGTAACGATTTAACCCCTGAAGATGTCGAATACACCTTCGAAAGAGCGCTGTTATACAACCCTGCTGGAGGACCAGTATGGATGTACTTAGACCCTATGTTTGGTGTTTTCAGCATTAGAACACTAGTAGAAGACTATGTAGGTGCTTCATGGGATACCATATTTGATGATGATATGAATCCAACAACTCCAGAATACGAAGAAGCTTTAGTTAATTTCTATTATGATGTAATAGATCCTGCAGTAGAAGTTCAAGGTAACGAAGTTCATGTTCATTTGGCAAGACCTTTTGCCCCATTTTTGAATGTACTTGCTTCAGGAAGTGGTTGGGGTGCGATATTAGACAAAGAATACTCTATAGAAATAGGTGTATGGGATGGAAATGCAGAAGGTTGGTGGAAGTATCACGGATGGACGAAAGAACAGTCTCCTTATTTTGATCATGCTATGGGAACTGGTCCGTATAAGTTAGTAGAATGGGATCACGCTCAACAAAGGATAACGCTCGAAAGATTCGACGATTACTGGAGAGGTCCCGCACCAATAAGAAGAGTAATTATTCAAGGTATAGACGAATGGTCAACAAGAAGAGCTATGCTTGAAACAGGCGATGCAGACATAGCTTATGTTCCTGCTCAGTATTTAGATGTTGTGCTTTCTATGGATGGTCTGACCGTTATTCCTGGTACGCCTGAGGTTTCAATTACTTCTTTAGGCTTCAATTGGCAAGTTGATCCTGAGTCCCCATACATTGGCTCTGGTCAATTGGATGGAAACGGTATTCCACCAGATTTCTTTGAAGATCATAATGTTAGATTAGGTTTCGCGTATGCCTTTGATTATGATGGTATGATAAATGAAGTCTTGAACGGTTTGGGTGAAAAAGTTCCTACCGCTTTGCCAACCGGATTCTTAGGGTATAGTGAAGATCTCCCGACATACGAATTGGATCTGCAAAAGGCTGAAAATTACTTTAAACGTGCTTACAAAGGTAGATTATGGCAAACAGGTTTCAAAATGACTATTCTTTACAATACAGGGAACGATTCAAGGAGAGTATCTGCTGAAATATTGAGAGATAATTTAGCAAAGATAAATCCTAGATTCCAAGTTGAAGTTAGAGGAGTTCAATGGCCAACTTACTTAGATGAAAGAGAAAATATGATGCTTCCTGTTTACATCATTGGTTGGGTTGCTGATTTTCCTGATCCACATAACTTTATTTTCACCTATTACCACAGTGAAGGTGATTACGGAGGGTACTACGGCGATAACTTTGCGGAATTTGCAAGCTTGCCAAGACCAGAATTTGGTGGAAAATCATTGAACAAAATGATAGAAGACGCAGCCCTTGAATCTGATCCTGCTGTAAGAGAGCAAATGTATATAGATATTCAAGAATTTGTCTTTGATTATGCTCTTGTTTTGCCTCTTTATCAGCCACAAGGGTTGAGAGTCCATCGTTCTTGGCTAAAAGGATGGATAAATAATCCAATTTGGCCCGGCGATTATTACTATAACTACACTAAAGTAGAGTAA
- a CDS encoding ABC transporter permease, whose amino-acid sequence MTTYIIRRLLLLPLIMLGVTLIVFSMQQLLGPLKLLSTYVDPNTYAKLSDQDKIVLMEQYGLTDPWPVRYGKWIGNLFKGDLGWSVVGKEPVLDALLHRFPYTVELALYAIFPIIGIGIWLGVTAAVHHNSFIDQAIRIFALIGWSLPDFVWAILVLLIFYIGLGWFPPGNLSLWADEVVKSATFNNYTNLLTIDALLNGRIDIFWDALRHILGPIIAISWLWWANLLRITRSSMLEVLRRDYIRTARSKGLPERVVINKHARRNALIPVVTTAGQMVIGLLAGVVIVEMVFVRTGLGSFAATAAQTLDYASIMGVLLFTSFILIVGNLIIDISYAFIDPRIRLG is encoded by the coding sequence TTGACAACATACATCATCAGAAGGTTGTTATTACTACCTTTGATTATGTTAGGTGTTACTTTGATAGTTTTTTCTATGCAACAATTACTAGGACCTTTGAAACTTTTATCTACCTATGTTGATCCAAATACTTATGCAAAATTATCCGATCAAGATAAAATCGTTTTAATGGAGCAGTACGGTTTAACAGATCCTTGGCCAGTTAGATACGGCAAATGGATAGGGAATTTGTTCAAGGGTGATCTTGGTTGGTCTGTAGTGGGGAAAGAACCTGTTTTAGATGCTTTATTACACAGGTTCCCCTATACGGTAGAATTAGCACTATACGCTATTTTTCCTATAATAGGGATTGGTATATGGTTGGGGGTTACCGCTGCAGTTCATCATAACTCATTTATAGATCAGGCTATTAGAATATTTGCTTTAATAGGTTGGTCTTTGCCAGATTTTGTTTGGGCAATACTGGTCTTATTGATATTTTATATAGGTTTGGGATGGTTTCCACCAGGTAATCTGAGCTTATGGGCAGACGAAGTTGTAAAAAGTGCTACCTTTAATAATTATACTAATCTTTTGACTATAGATGCATTACTCAACGGAAGAATCGATATATTTTGGGATGCTTTAAGGCATATTTTAGGACCCATTATTGCCATTTCTTGGTTATGGTGGGCTAATCTATTGAGAATTACCCGATCTTCGATGTTGGAAGTTCTTAGAAGAGATTATATAAGAACTGCAAGATCAAAAGGTTTACCAGAAAGAGTAGTCATAAACAAACATGCCCGAAGAAATGCTCTAATTCCAGTTGTAACAACCGCAGGTCAAATGGTTATTGGTTTATTGGCAGGCGTTGTTATAGTAGAGATGGTTTTTGTTAGAACAGGTTTGGGATCATTTGCGGCAACAGCGGCTCAGACTCTAGATTATGCTTCTATAATGGGTGTTTTATTATTTACTTCTTTCATACTTATTGTTGGAAATCTTATAATCGATATATCGTATGCATTTATTGATCCAAGAATCAGGTTAGGGTGA